The proteins below come from a single Esox lucius isolate fEsoLuc1 chromosome 7, fEsoLuc1.pri, whole genome shotgun sequence genomic window:
- the LOC105031264 gene encoding von Willebrand factor A domain-containing protein 7: MLMMSPALVVVCLLLLRMEAQGFMVLWAGTSTPHQNITEAAILQTTAQVCKDLASVEGRDFTLPPGPLTAEILAIACSSPKSVKSFQSAISDITGSNAQVDYIHVLNPEYHFTDEMIEKGRALITQGMTSVKASIKQGNFKAARQTLGGISHPLQDFYSHSNWIELGNINPLSDLIRSDVVDIGPVADKNTPTCRSCAGEDCKNNILEEIIGDKKLTTAYFAFIIPSKPEGKCSHGDLLDLSSWVNPTGGISKDQLEARHGYLHQTAAEMAQAATSELLTDIRGAAGDKDFLQMMGISTERSTALCFVIDSSGSMSGDIDAVRKVASFIIDSQRGTADQPSDYMLVSFNNSDFGPLIQTKDPDEFKAYINALSANGGGDSPEMCLSGLQLALTGAPPSSEIFVFTDAPPKDLDLLSTVTALIERTKSVVTFMLTNGLGSLRLRNVQGRGRGQNSRMAASDSRVYMDLAQMSGGLAIQTTRTELSRATRIILDSSSSSLVTLMQVVRSSGRAGRFSFTVDESVRNLTAYVTGRSLSFTITSPSGVSQSSAEVYGPVGTFQTVGNFHALRLDSQAGLWEISVSSKTYYTLKVVGQSLIDFLFDFVEVSQGPHPSYAVLQSRPQAGGKANLLVSVTGSDSVRLTEVALVEAFGSGEVRGTLESVGGRDYLVTVNRIPAGAFVVRVRGESTSAGAAPDSFQRQSSTHLRASAIVVTALAEGVLESGTPFSVPFMVTTSDNSGFVTIRASNDRGFTSSFPSTLALVTGGANGIVTLTVPPSTPSGTDVTLTIEAESPGTNDTNYALLHLSVVSMVTDVNRPVCKVLSVKANCSEDCSLSTWELSASLTDGDGTGIERITPRQGNGTLSTTTAVDTSGLNVTLATYSASCCSPEVELVAVDGVGNVGTCFRSIRNTVETTVQTPVTNVPKVQAAPLSGAIL, encoded by the exons ATGTTGATGATGTCACCAGCCTTGGTCGTAGTCTGTCTGCTCCTCTTGAGGATGGAGGCCCAGGGGTTTATGGTGCTCTGGGCAGGCACCTCCACCCCCCACCAGAATATCACAGAGGCAGCCATCTTACAGACCACTGCCCAGGTGTGCAAGGACCTGGCCTCTGTTGAGGGAAGAGACTTCACTCTGCCG CCTGGACCCCTGACTGCAGAGATTCTGGCTATAGCCTGCTCATCGCCAAAATCTGTTAAGAGTTTCCAGAGTGCCATATCAGACATCACCGGAAGTAATGCCCAAGTGGACTACATACACGTACTGAATCCTGAGTATCACTTTACCGATGAGATGATAGAAAAGGGACGGGCACTCATCACCCAAGGCATGACTTCTGTCAAAGCCAGCATCAAGCAGGGAAACTTTAAGGCTGCAAGACAGACACTGGGAGGCATTTCACACCCCTTACAG gATTTCTACAGTCACAGCAACTGGATAGAACTGGGCAACATAAATCCTCTTTCTGATCTCATCAGATCAGACGTGGTGGACATCGGCCCAGTTGCAG ATAAAAACACGCCCACATGTCGGAGTTGTGCCGGGGAAGACTGCAAGAACAACATCCTAGAAGAAATCATTGGAGACAAGAAGCTGACCACTGCATATTTTGCATTTATTATCCCTTCAAAACCCGAAG GGAAGTGCAGCCATGGCGACTTATTAGACCTCTCGAGCTGGGTGAATCCTACAGGCGGCATCAGCAAGGATCAATTGGAAGCCAGACATGGCTACCTGCACCAAACGGCTGCAGAGATGGCCCAGGCTGCAACTAGCGAACTACTGACCGATATTAGAGGAGCTGCCGGGGACAAAGACTTCCTACA gATGATGGGAATCTCCACGGAGAGATCAACTGCTTTGTGTTTTGTGATCGACTCCTCTGGGAGCATGTCGGGTGACATTGACGCAGTGAGGAAGGTGGCCTCATTCATCATCGACAGCCAGAGAGGAACGGCAGACCAGCCGTCAGACTACATGCTGGTCTCCTTCAACAACTCAG ACTTTGGGCCCCTGATACAGACCAAAGACCCTGACGAATTCAAGGCCTACATCAATGCTCTGTCTGCAAATGGGGGAGGGGATTCCCCTGAAATGTGTCTATCAGGACTCCAG CTGGCTTTAACCGGTGCCCCCCCCTCTTCAGAGATCTTTGTTTTTACTGACGCCCCCCCTAAAGACTTGGATCTACTCAGCACAGTGACCGCTCTCATTGAACGTACCAAGTCTGTG gtGACCTTCATGCTAACAAACGGTTTGGGTTCCCTTCGTCTGAGAAATGTCCAGGGCCGAGGCCGGGGCCAAAACAGTCGGATGGCAGCGTCAGATTCCCGGGTCTACATGGACCTGGCTCAGATGTCAGGGGGACTCGCCATACAGACCACCAGGACAGAGCTGTCCCGGGCCACCAGAATCATCCTCGACTCCTCCAGCTCTTCATTG GTGACCCTTATGCAGGTCGTTAGGAGTTCAGGAAGGGCAGGTCGGTTCTCCTTCACCGTCGATGAGTCTGTGAGAAACCTGACGGCTTATGTCACAGGACGCTCCCTCTCCTTCACCATCACCAGCCCCTCAG GTGTGTCCCAAAGCAGTGCGGAGGTATATGGCCCGGTTGGAACGTTTCAGACTGTTGGGAACTTCCACGCGCTGCGTCTGGACAGCCAAGCTGGTTTATGGGAAATCAGCGTGTCATCGAAAACGTACTACACTCTGAAGGTCGTAG GTCAGAGCCTCATTGACTTTCTGTTTGACTTTGTGGAGGTATCCCAGGGACCCCATCCAAGCTATGCTGTTCTACAGTCACGTCCTCAAGCTG GTGGGAAAGCCAACCTGCTGGTGTCTGTGACGGGGAGCGACTCTGTGAGGCTGACAGAGGTGGCCCTGGTCGAGGCGTTTGGGTCAGGGGAGGTCAGGGGAACCTTGGAATCAGTCGGCGGCAGAGACTACCTGGTCACCGTGAATAGAATCCCGGCTGGGGCGTTTGTTGTTCgtgtgagaggagagagcaCCAGCGCCGGAGCAGCTCCAGACAGCTTCCAGAGACagtcctccacccacctcagaGCCTCCGCTATTGTGGTGACG GCTCTGGCTGAAGGTGTCCTGGAATCTGGAACACCATTTTCAGTTCCATTCATGGTGACAACCAGTGACAACAGTGGATTTGTCACCATCCGGGCCAGTAATGACCGTGGGTTCACCTCCTCTTTTCCTTCAACCCTGGCACTGGTGACTGGTGGTGCTAATGGTATTGTGACCCTCACTGTGCCCCCGAGCACTCCATCGGGCACAGACGTCACCCTGACCATCGAGGCCGAGTCCCCTGGAACCAATGACACAAACTACGCCCTACTCCACCTCTCCGTTGTTTCCATG GTGACAGATGTCAACCGTCCAGTGTGTAAAGTGCTCAGTGTGAAGGCCAACTGTTCTGAAGACTGCAGCCTGTCCACATGGGAGCTCTCTGCCAGCCTGACGGACGGCGACGGTACGGGCATCGAGCGCATCACCCCGCGCCAGGGCAACGGAACCCTCAGCACCACCACGGCGGTGGACACGTCCGGTCTGAACGTGACTCTGGCGACCTACAGCGCCTCCTGCTGTTCCCCGGAGGTGGAGCTGGTGGCCGTGGACGGTGTGGGGAATGTGGGGACCTGTTTCAGGtccatcagaaatacagtggaaACCACGGTCCAGACACCGGTCACCAATGTCCCCAAAGTCCAAGCAGCACCTCTGTCAGGGGCCATTCTTTAG